Proteins from a genomic interval of Parafrankia irregularis:
- a CDS encoding VOC family protein — protein sequence MSRHVQVTFDAHDPRALSIFWREVLGYVHPGPPGADLPAGADPLAAWDEFLARIGVPAEQRNSRSAIEDPAGHGPRLFFQRVPEGKVAKNRVHLDVRAAPGLSGEERMAALEAECDRLVVLGASRVRRHEPAPPMENGFIVMADPEGNEFCLD from the coding sequence ATGAGCCGTCACGTCCAGGTCACATTCGACGCGCACGATCCGCGGGCGTTGTCGATCTTCTGGCGCGAGGTGCTGGGCTACGTCCACCCGGGCCCGCCGGGGGCCGACCTGCCGGCGGGCGCGGATCCGCTGGCCGCGTGGGACGAGTTCCTCGCGCGGATCGGCGTACCTGCGGAGCAGCGTAACTCCCGGTCGGCCATCGAGGACCCGGCCGGGCACGGCCCACGGCTGTTCTTCCAGCGGGTGCCGGAGGGCAAGGTCGCCAAGAACCGTGTGCACCTCGACGTCCGGGCCGCTCCCGGGCTGTCGGGCGAGGAGCGGATGGCGGCACTGGAGGCCGAGTGCGATCGGCTGGTCGTGCTGGGTGCGTCGCGGGTGCGTCGCCACGAGCCGGCACCTCCGATGGAGAACGGCTTCATCGTGATGGCGGATCCCGAAGGCAACGAGTTCTGCCTGGACTGA